A genomic segment from Dasypus novemcinctus isolate mDasNov1 chromosome X, mDasNov1.1.hap2, whole genome shotgun sequence encodes:
- the ARAF gene encoding serine/threonine-protein kinase A-Raf: MEPPRAPPANGAEPSRAVGTVKVYLPNKQRTVVTVRDGMSVYDSLDKALKVRGLNQDCCVVYRLIKGRKTVTAWDTAIAPLDGEELIVEVLEDVPLTMHNFVRKTFFSLAFCDFCLKFLFHGFRCQTCGYKFHQHCSSKVPTVCVDMSTNRRQFYHSVQDLSGVSRQHEAPSNRPLNELLTPQGPSSCTQRSDPERFPFPAPANAPLQRIRSTSTPNVHMVSTTTPVDSSLIQLTGQSFSTDASAAGSRGGGDGAPRGSPSPASVSSGRKSPHSKSPSEQRERKSLADDKKKVKNLGYRDSGYYWEVPPSEVQLLKRIGTGSFGTVFRGRWHGDVAVKVLKVAQPTAEQAQAFKNEMQVLRKTRHVNILLFMGFMTRPGFAIITQWCEGSSLYHHLHVADTRFDMVQLIDVARQTAQGMDYLHAKNIIHRDLKSNNIFLHEGLTVKIGDFGLATVKTRWSGAQPLEQPSGSVLWMAAEVIRMQDPNPYSFQSDVYAYGVVLYELMTGLLPYSHIGSRDQIIFMVGRGYLSPDLSKISSNCPKAMRRLLSDCLKFQREERPLFPQILATIELLQRSLPKIERSASEPSLHRTQADELPACLLSAARIVP, translated from the exons ATGGAGCCGCCACGAGCCCCCCCTGCCAACGGGGCTGAGCCGTCCCGGGCAGTAGGTACCGTCAAAGTATACCTACCCAACAAGCAACGCACGGTG GTAACTGTCCGGGATGGCATGAGTGTCTACGACTCTCTAGACAAGGCCCTCAAGGTGCGGGGTCTCAATCAGGACTGCTGCGTGGTCTACCGACTCATCAAGGG GCGAAAGACGGTCACTGCCTGGGACACGGCCATTGCCCCCCTGGATGGTGAGGAGCTCATTGTTGAGGTCCTCGAAGATGTCCCACTGACCATGCACAATTTT GTACGGAAGACGTTCTTCAGCCTCGCGTTCTGTGACTTCTGTCTCAAGTTTTTGTTCCATGGCTTCCGCTGTCAAACCTGTGGCTACAAGTTCCACCAGCATTGCTCCTCCAAGGTCCCCACAGTCTGTGTCGACATGAGCACCAACCGCCGACA GTTCTACCATAGTGTCCAGGATTTGTCGGGAGTCTCCAGACAGCACGAGGCTCCCTCGAACCGCCCCCTGAATGAGCTGCTAACCCCCCAGGGTCCCAG cTCCTGCACACAGCGCAGCGACCCTGAAcgcttccccttccctgccccggcCAATGCCCCTCTCCAGCGCATTCGTTCCACGTCCACCCCTAACGTCCATATGGTCAGCACCACCACCCCCGTGGACTCCAGCCTCATCCAG CTTACTGGCCAGAGTTTCAGCACCGATG CCTCAGCTGCTGGCAGtagaggtggtggtgatggagccCCCCGGGGGAGCCCCAGCCCGGCCAGTGTGTCTTCTGGGAGGAAgtccccacattccaagtcacCGTCGGAGCAGCGGGAGCGGAAGTCCCTGGCTGATGACAAGAAGAAGGTG AAGAACCTGGGGTACCGGGACTCGGGCTATTACTGGGAGGTGCCGCCCAGTGAGGTGCAGCTGCTGAAGAGGATTGGGACAGGCTCATTTGGCACCGTGTTTCGCGGGCGGTGGCATGGCGATGTGGCTGTGAAGGTGCTCAAGGTGGCCCAGCCCACTGCCGAGCAGGCCCAGGCCTTCAAGAACGAGATGCAGGTGCTCAG GAAGACACGTCATGTCAACATCTTGCTGTTCATGGGCTTCATGACGCGGCCGGGCTTTGCCATCATCACACAGTGGTGCGAGGGCTCCAGCCTCTACCACCACCTGCACGTGGCCGACACGCGCTTTGACATGGTCCAGCTCATCGATGTGGCCCGGCAGACGGCCCAGGGCATGGA CTACCTCCATGCCAAGAACATCATCCACCGAGACCTCAAGTCCAACA ACATCTTCCTACACGAGGGGCTCACAGTGAAGATCGGCGACTTTGGCCTGGCCACAGTGAAGACACGGTGGAGTGGGGCCCAGCCCTTGGAGCAACCCTCGGGCTCTGTGCTGTGGATG GCGGCTGAAGTGATCCGTATGCAGGACCCGAACCCCTACAGCTTCCAATCGGATGTCTATGCCTACGGGGTGGTGCTGTACGAGCTCATGACTGGCTTGTTGCCTTATAGCCACATTGGCAGCCGTGACCAG attaTCTTTATGGTGGGCCGTGGCTATCTGTCCCCGGACCTCAGCAAAATCTCCAGCAACTGCCCCAAGGCCATGCGGCGACTGCTGTCTGACTGCCTCAAGTTCCAGAGGGAGGAACGGCCCCTCTTCCCCCAG ATCCTGGCCACCATTGAGCTGCTGCAGCGGTCACTCCCCAAGATCGAGCGGAGTGCTTCGGAACCTTCCTTGCACCGCACCCAGGCGGACGAGCTGCCGGCCTGCCTGCTCAGCGCCGCCCGCATCGTGCCTTAG